Genomic window (Pradoshia sp. D12):
AAGAAAGACTCAATTCATCGCCAATTTTAAACCCTTCATCTTTGAGAGAATCATCGGCTATTACATCACCCATTTTACTAAAAGCCTTCCCTTCACTTACATCAGGCATAATAAATTCATCTTCATTGATACCGAAAAGTGAGACATTTGTTTTTATATCATCTGTTTTTGCGATGGAGTTTACTTGAGACAAAATGGCGTATTCATCTGTACCGTCCCCCTCAAAATCGCCGATTGCCAAAGTTGATTGCGGGAGATTTATATCTGATTCATCCGTCAGTATGACTCCATCTGCCTCCCATTTATCAACGGCTTCTTTATTTAGGTTTTCAAGCCCATTAGCTAATCCGGATAAAAAGAATACTAGGTAGGAAACGAGTGTTAAAACACCGACAATTAATAAAAAGCGAAGTTTATTATTCTTTATTTCATTCCAGGCTAAAAACATGTACCCCATCCTCACATTATTTGTATTTAAAATATAATTAATATATAGATAATGTATAAGAAAAATATAATAATAGCAAATAATTGAATTTGAGGTAACTTTAATTATGAAAAGAAAAATGCCCCAACAGGAATTGGGGCATGAAGTAAGTATTTAATTTTTATAATCATTAATCTGACTCATGATGTTCAGCCAGTCTTTGTCAAACGGAGATACATCCCAGCGAGGTTCTTGTTTTTTGCTTTCTTTAATTCCTAAACCGCCGATGATGAATTTTAACTTAGGATTTTGCTTATAAAGAATATCTATATATTTTTGGGCCTTCAGTTCGTGTTCATCACTGGAGATAGAAATGGCCACTATCTCAATATCTTTTTCCTTAATCAACTCATCCAACCCATCAAGTGGTGTATCGGCGCCTATATAATAGACTGGATAATGCTGCTCTTTTAAAAAGAGAGTAAAGAGGATTAATCCAAGTTGATGATGCTCCCCTTCCGGACAAATGGCAATCACTTTGGGTAGAATGGGGGATGAATGGAAAATCGTAAAAAAATTAATGGCACGCTGAAGCACAATATTACTGATCATATGCTCCTTAATAACAGACAACTCTCCCTTTTCCCAAGCATCTCCAACTTTATACATAAGTGGGACGACAATTGAATAAAAGACCGTTTTATAATGAAATTGAGAAAAATATAAATCAAAGAGCTGATTGCATCTCTCGGAATCAAAATGTAGCGTTGCTTCAAATAATTCATTAATTTGCGCTTCAAATGAATGATTAATCGTGTTGTCGATTAATTGCTCCTTTTCAATTTCACCTTTGTGGATTTTCAGAAGCTGAACTGCCTGGCTGACGCTCATCTTATGATCCTGAACCTGTTTTTTGAGCCATTTTAAATCATTTACATTTTCTTCTGTATATACTCTATGACCCGATTCAGTACGTTTCGGAGTAATAGCATGATAACGGGTTTCCCATGATCGAATAGTAACAGTTGGCATATCTAATAATTTAGAAACAGCATTAATCTTATACATAAAATAACCTTTCTTTTACAAGTACTATAAATTCTCTATATTTTAACTGTATATTAAGTTTATAAAAGAATGCAATTCCTGGGTTACTATTTAGTTTTGGATTTTGTTAGGTTTAGGAAAAAAGAGTTACTTTAGTGGGGTAGTTTTTTTAAATGGAAGAGTTATGGATTGAGGTAATTCAATATTATAATAGAGGTAGTGTTGAAATTAATAGAAAACATACAAAGATAGTTCAGCCATTCCTTTATAACATAATCCCTGAACATTTTTTTAAGAGATGAACTACCAATAATATATGCACTCTAAAAAGAAAATTATGATTTGTGGATGATTTTAAGGAATATTAAAAAAAGTAGGCATTTCATACATAAAAGAGAACCCAGTCAAGAGACTGGGTTTCTTCAGTTTTAATATAATTTAAGGCAGTCTAGTTTCTTGGTTCTTTAGGCGATTTTGTTGATCCGGTTTACGGCCTTTATCAATTGCGTTTTCTGGCTTCTTCTGACTGTTTTGAACTTTTCTTTCGAGTTCTCGTAATCCTTCAGTGTTATTTTTGTCTGTCATATTGTCGCCTCCTAACGTGTTGGTTATATTTTTCATTCCTGTATTCTTGAGCTGAAAACATCTTTATCCAGCTAGCGTATTTAATATTTTACTGATTATCCCTATAGATTTAAGTGAATTTATAGGATAACAGTTAGCAGATTTTAAAATAAAAAAATATATGTACATATTTTCCAGTAGGGGTTAAACTATATTCAGAATATTTTAATCTTTCAATCAAATCACCGTTTCATATCTTTATCTATAAGAAAAATAGGGGGCATGTGTAATGAAAAAGAAGAAACTAGCTGGTATTATTCTTTCATTATCATTAGGTATGGGTGTTTTGGCCGGCTGCGGTGGAGAGAAATCAGGCGGCGGAGAAAAAGGAGATACGATTAAAATTGGAGCCAACCTTGAGTTAACTGGCGGTGGGGCATCCTATGGTCAATCCATTGTGGAAGGGATGGATCTGGCACTTGAAGAAATAAACAAAGAAGGTGTCGGTGGCAAAAAACTGAAAATAGTAAAATATGATAACAAGTCAGATGCAGCAGAAGCAACGACCGGAGCAATCAAGCTTGCCAGCCAGGATAAGGTGGATGTCATGATTGGTGCGGCGACAAGTACAAATACATTGGCGCAGGTCCAGGTTGCCAATGATAACAAAGTTCCATTAATTAC
Coding sequences:
- a CDS encoding MerR family transcriptional regulator; translation: MYKINAVSKLLDMPTVTIRSWETRYHAITPKRTESGHRVYTEENVNDLKWLKKQVQDHKMSVSQAVQLLKIHKGEIEKEQLIDNTINHSFEAQINELFEATLHFDSERCNQLFDLYFSQFHYKTVFYSIVVPLMYKVGDAWEKGELSVIKEHMISNIVLQRAINFFTIFHSSPILPKVIAICPEGEHHQLGLILFTLFLKEQHYPVYYIGADTPLDGLDELIKEKDIEIVAISISSDEHELKAQKYIDILYKQNPKLKFIIGGLGIKESKKQEPRWDVSPFDKDWLNIMSQINDYKN